The sequence below is a genomic window from Canis aureus isolate CA01 chromosome 11, VMU_Caureus_v.1.0, whole genome shotgun sequence.
gagttgttttaagatttcttttgatttctgGATATCTGGATTTTCTAGATATAACTATGGTTAATGCAGGGATATTTACCCAGATCCCTTTTGGGGTCCCCTAACCCCTTTCCTACCTTTTGGCTTATTTGGACCTATGTTAGAGAGGATGGCATCCTGAGATCGGGAAAActggaatttgttttgttttgttttttaaagtattcgTGAGAAGAATTTAgctttgagagacagaggcagagacacaggcagagggagaagcaggctcggtgtagggagcccgatgtgggactcgatcccgggtctctaggatcacgccctgggccaaaggcagcgctgaaccgctgagccacccgggctgccctctaagcCTAAGATTAACATAGTAACAATTGCCAGCATTTGAGTGCCACCATGTGCTAGATAATGTAATGAGTCCTCTTACATATGTTACTTTGTCTCCTAAAAACCCTGCTTTCAGGTTATTTTAAGTGATACCATCTCCATGttatggaggaggaaagaaagcttGATAAATTCATAAGTGGGGTTATGTCATGAAGTCACTTACTGCCAGTAAGGTGCAGAACGGACACGTGAGTCCAGGCTCTGTGTGACATCACAGCCTGTGTTTTTAAATACTAGTGTGGCACGTTGTTGGTGTTCCATAAAGATATTCATTATTTCTCCTACCCATACCCTCTCCTCCCACatacctttttcttctttaaactgcAAACGGTATCTCTCCATCTTACAGCGTATCCACAGTGTAAATGCAGAGCACCTCTATGCATATTTTGGTACTATGACATGCGTCATATTCTGGAAGTGTGttacttgtttttgcttttttataggGAAACTGGGAGAAAACATGACTCTTAAACGAGCTGCATGGGTGAAGGTGCCAGCTGGGTTCTATGTTGGCTCCTATGTCCATGGAGCAATGCACAGCCCCTCCCTCCACAACCTGGAGCTCGGGAAGTATGGGGCCCTGGTGGTCTGCGAGACATCTGAGCGCAAAGCAAGCCTGGAAGACCTTGGCCGCCGCCTTGGGCAGCATGTGGTGGGCATGGCCCCTCTCTCTGTTGGCTCTTTGGATGATGAGCCTGGGGGAGAGGCGGAAACCAAGATGCTGTCCCAGCCATACTTGCTGGATCCCTCCATCACATTGGGACAGTATGTGCAGCCTCAAGGGGTGTCCGTAGTAGACTTTGTGCGGTTTGAATGTGGAGAAGGTGAAGAGGCAGCAGAAACCGAATAGGTTCCGGAGACTTGGCCCAGGAGATGTTTATTCTTTGCTCTGGACATCATTCCGAGAAGTTATTTCCTCAGCCTCTACAAACccagaatttgtttttcattggAGTTTATAATGCAATGATATCCTCAGTGGGAAGAGTCATTAAATAAAATTGCTATATAATAAAGAGTGTAGAATCTCTTCCTTGCTTGTGTAATGCTGGGTTTAGCTCTTTTGCGCCTTGTGACCAGCTGTAGGAAACAGCAGGCAGGCCGTATGGAGGTGGCCGACGGGGTCTGAGAGAGCAGGCATGAGCAGTTGTGCTGTTGCTTACCGATTTATCATGGTACCCCTAAAATTTctacctcagtttctctgtgaCCCAGCACTCCTATTCTGCTTTCACTTTGGGGTGCTTCGGGCTGTGCTGCTCTCCTGGAACTTCCCCAGTTACATTACTTGGGCCACACGGATTCCTTGGGAATTGTTGACTCAAACTTCGAGTCGTCTGGAAAATGTGGTTCATTTGTTGATGTCTGTAGCGTGCTTTGATGCTCTCTGCAGTGTACACGCTGGTTCTGGCCTCATGACTGAAATTAATAACACATGGCCCTGTTTCTCTTTTGGATGacggggtggaggtgggtggggcctgAGGTTTCCTGGACAGCTGTGAGGCACATTTTGGCATTGTTGTGCCAGAAACAGGTCTCACCGGTGGCCCAGTTATCCAGAGAACTCACTCAGCAGGGCCTCTTAACTACCCCAGTACAGAGACGTTTCTCCCAATGTAACAAAATACCGTTAACAGGCAAACCCCGGATACTGAAGAGAACTCCCGTTTGCTCATACAGATAtctttatttgaaaagtaaaaaaatctctGGCAAGTACAGCTCTCGGCATTTTGATTTTGCCCCTGGGGTATATATGGAAATAGCTTCAGTGATTGGTGGGTCAAATAGATTCTGGATATAGTgatcttactatttatttatttatttattcatgagagatacagagagagagagaggcagagacacaggcagagggagaagcaggctccacgcagggagccggacgtgggactccatcccaggtctccaggatcatgccctgggctgaaagtggcgctaaaccactgagccacctgggctgctcatgATCTTACAATTTAAAACAGACTCACATCCTTGTCCcattattaaatactttaaacttagttattttctttttcctctgactGCTCTGGATTCACGCAACTGTAGTGCTTCTGCTGAGACTTTAAGCCCAAAGGTCACAAAAATTGAAAAGTAGGTAGTTAACATATTAGGTATATAACAACTAAGGAATGCAGGGATGAGGATGGAGAACATGCCGTGATTTGCAGACCTCCTTGTATCTAAGTAGCAATTATTAGGCAAAATTGGTAGATAAATTTTTTCCTGTTATTGGCACGATCAGCTGTCTTCTGTGGTCTCGTGATAGGCATGGAGCTTCTTGCCTTAGAAAagccccttttctttcttcatttggaGCTGCTTCCAGCCAGGCAGAGCAGCAAATTGCCCTCTTGTGATgccaaacacagaaataaaatccTGTTCAGAGAGGTAATTCTAAGAGAGAAGACAAAGTCTCTAGTTAGGAGGACAACATGGCACCCACCAATGCcaacagaggtggggaggggagagccaagagagtgaagagagaagaAGGATGAATTTTTCAGAGTCTGTAGTGGACTTAAATTATTCATTGGAGGGTTCTTGGGTTGTGGACTCCCATTTTGGCCTGAGCAGAAGCCAACTGGGTTTGCTGTTCTCAGGGTCCCACCCAGCACCAATTTTTTTGCCGGAAGAACAAGAACTGGGTTATATGTGATGAATTCTAGACATTAGGTTTTGGCTGAATGGAGAACTAAATCGAGTGCTGGTTTTCCTTGCCTCATGACCTTACCAACCATTTTtatccagactttttttttttaatttatgagagtgTGCGAGCatggcaggggcagagagagagggagacaagcaggctcccttatggggagcccaacatggggctcgatcccaggaacctgagatcatgacctgagcagaaaccaagagccacttaagccactgaaccacccaggcgtctcaatccacacattttcaaatgcaaaatCAAGTGGATCTTGTTCAGAGCATAAAATTCtcctaacatttatttattgatgctTACTGAATATTCTGAGTAAAATTCTTAAGAGATGGCCTCTGTTGTCAAGAAAGTTGCAGTCCAGATCCGTAAGAGCTGGCTAGATAAGACATGGTGGAAACCCCAGAGACCCTTCCCACATCAATTCCTTCAAGGGGAAAATAAGTGAATTCCTTCAACATCAAAGTGTTAAATCATTCAACCAAAATGTGAAGAGGGCCTCTATCTGCCAGGCACTCATTTTAGGTCCTGAAAGCAGAGAATGGTGGTGAGCAAGACAGAGAAGGTCCTTGCTCCTAAGCAGTGTTCGAGGGCGGTCAGGCGGGGCCTTCCCGGGGAGGTGGCTATTCTCAGGGAGACCCAACAGCGAGGGGGCGCTGGCCCTGTGATGACCTGAGAGAAGAAAGGTTTCTCAGGGGGGAAGTAGCAAGTGTGAAAGGTCAAAGGCTGGAAAGAGCGCTTTTGAGACCGAAAGGGAGCCCCTGGCTAGAGGCAGCAGAATGAAGAGGGCAGCGGGGTAGGAGATGGAGTCGGGTGAGCGTGGGCCAGGTTGTGAAGAGCCACGGCGGCCACAGAAAGGATTCTGGATTCTTCTGTtgccttgggaagccatctgaggTGTTCTACACAACAGCGTTGTCTGTTATAAAAAAGCCTATTGATGGTTACTGGCGAGGGGGCAGTGGGGGATACTTGTAATAGTCCAGGATTGCTGGGCAGCGGAGGGACGGATGTGGGAGGAGGAGTCCTGGGCTTTTGTCTGGAGCTACTGGGAAGCTCAGAGGTCCGCTGAGGGGCCTACGGTGTCCCATCGCTGTCCTAGGCCGCGTACAGGTGCCTTGCTCATGGAGCGCGTCACTCTCCTGACAGTCCCTTTAGCCACTCACCTCCTTTTTGGCAGGGTTCACGTCCTCAGGCAGCTCCTGATTCTGGTTTTTCAGCAGAACTTCTATAGGGTAATACTTCAGCTCAGAATTCAGGGAGAGGGTTGCATTCCTCATGTCCTACGTAAGATAAGAATGTAGACAGGATAAAAGACCATTCGGGGTCTATGCAGTTGAAGTTCCGTGCGtataatacttaatattttggCTTATAGCGTGGCACCCTTTGTGGTCATCTTTTAGAACAGTGGTCCCTAAAGCTGGCTGCGTGAcagcatcatctgggaatctAAAATATTCAGATTTGGGGTCCTCCTTGGGAAAGCTGATTCATGAGTCCAGGGTAGATTCCTATGTAGCCAGTTTGGCTTCACGCTGTGCTGAAATCTCATTTAAATGCTGTGATCACATACTTTCTTTTGGCACTTGTATTTATTCTCTACATTTCCAGCCTTTAAATGACTTCAGATTGAAGTCACACTGTTTTTAAATGCGTTTTAAAGATACGACATCGCTATTAGCTCTGGAATTTTGAATATGTAGAGCACAGAGGGGAGGACTGCAGATGGTTTGGACACCCACTACCATGCACTCATCCTGATGTTAAAGAGCTGTTGGATTCCTGGCTGGAGGTTCCACTTCTTTTCACCCTTAAACTAGGGGTGATGGCCTGAGTTTTTATGGACTTCACTGTCAGAAACTGGTAAGCATGTCATTTGGGTTAGAAGcttattatttatgaaaaatgctgcCAGTCAACTTAATCTGTCCTAAAtgatagaataataaaattagtttttggttttgtagtttttgtttgttttttaccttaaacaacaaacatttatttctcgtagttcaagatcaaggtgtctgcaAATCCTGGGTCTGGTGAGAGCCCGCTTCCTGGCCTGTGGATGGCTTTTTCCCATTGTGTCCTCACACGGCAGAGGGCGAGAGAGCAAACCCTTGTAGCTCTTCCTttgagggcactaatcccattcctgAGGGTTCCACACTCATGACCTACTTGCCTCCTAATTCTATCACATTAGGGGCTAGGGGCTCAGTCTGTACTACTAAGCGATTCATAGGTCAAAACTcccaatatttatatttaaaaatgtttgttttttttttttttttaaccagcaaGTCATTCTAGGTTCTAGAAGGCTGTAAAATGAGGAACTTGGCTTTCAGACCTGCTTTTCTATTGATTAAAACGATCTTAAATCAAAGTAGACCACTAGAGTGATGCTAAGAAGGGCATGATAGGGTTTCGCCCATTTGGTGTCTGGAGCATTTACGGTTGCCCCTCTGGCTTGCTTCTCCACAAGCAAACCCAACTCACGGCCGTGATTCTTGTGATTGCAGCAGCATCTCCCAGCTCTTCTTTTAATTGTTCGTATGATTTCCCTGcctgaaacaaagagaaaacaggacGAGGTGCTGCATAGGCAGGGAGGGACATCTCAGGGCTAACCTACCCTTGAGGACAGCAAAGAAGCCAGAGAATCGGAAGACACAGGGATAAGCAGGAATGAAAGTCCCTTCTTCTGGGCCCATGCCAGGCTGGACGGGACCGACACACGGTGTGGATTAGGAAACACCCTCAGATTAGTAAAAACCCTTTGCTGGTGTTCCCCAATCGGTGCGAGACCGAAGGAGACACAGCAGTTGACTAGGAGTCAGAAAACCCTGGCTCCTTCCTACGGGTCAAATGTGACTTTAGACCAATCCTCTCTCCTCTGAACTTCCTCATTTTTAACACGGGAAACGACGTTTGCCCCAGCCGTCAGGGTGGCTGTAAAGCTCAAAAAGGAGACCGTTTATCACTTCCCCACGCTGCTTGTGCCTGACCTGAGCCGTGAATTCTCTAACCGGACTTAGAGCCGTGGTGGGTGGAAAAGAGACGGAAAGTCAAAAGCGGGAGTGGAGAGGGGGCGAGGGAAACGTGGTCCCGGATTCACCCAGCCCCTGAGTCAGTACCCCCTTCCCACTGAGCTATTCGTGCTGAGCCGCTGGGCCGTAGGCAGGTCTCCCCCGTTCTCTGCACTTGTTCTTACACTCCACATATGAGGGTCCCAGGCCAAGAACCAGCCCGTGAAGATGGGAGGCTCAAAGCCCTGTTTTATGATCAGGATGGCTGTGTCAGCGTCCCGGCCACTGGGGTGAGTGTGCAGGTACTCCTGGGCCGTAGAGAGGGCTCTCTCCTTCTCCGTGGCGTTTGCCTCAGCCCCAATCCACAGGAACACCTGTCGCGGGAGAGATGCAGGATGAATGGGTTTGCATCTAGGACCGAGTCCTGTTCTTTCGCCCTCAGTGCATCACAGCCTCATGGCACTTACCTAGCCTCATCCATTCAGCAGAAAAGCTTTCCCAGACTGAGCTgggtatttgtgatttttttttaaagattttatttattcatgagagagagaggcagagacacaggcagagggagaggcaggctccctgctgggagcccgacgtgggactcgatccctggactccaggatcacacctgggctgaaggcagaagctcaaccgctgagccacccaggggtcccggtatttgtgattttaattacACCTGTATCTCCTAAATCTACATTTCTAGTCCTGAGAGCTCGCTGAACTTCAGCTTCCTGAACCCAACTTCTTGCAGGATGTCCCCTCGCGGCTGCCTCTAGGAACCTCACATAGAACATCTCCCCAGCGTAGCTCTGCTTTTCTGGACTATGTCTGTCTCCGTTCTTGGTGAATGGCATCCCCCTGGTCACCTAGGGCAGTGCCTGGCAGTCCCTATATGCACCTGTATCCAGCGAGTGAGCAAGGCCGCCGTCTGCCTCCTgtgcacccccccgcccccctcccctgtgCAGCCCCTGCTGACTCTTACTGGACGGTTACGATGCTCCCCTGACTGGCCTCCCAGCACACATTCTCTGTCCTTTCCCCCCATCCCTCCTGTCTTACACTTTGCCAAGTAATCCATTGAAAGCACAGTGACCATGTCACTAATCTGCTTCAATTCCAGTAGCTTTCCAGGATAAAATTCAAACTTGGCAAGGTAGGTAAGGCCCATTCCTACTTCTTAGCTTCGTCTCTAACTCCTTTACTATCTCATGGTCTCATGATGCTGCGGGTAGTTCCCTGTATACTAGACTACTATTCCATGCCTTGCATTTTACTGGTGCTGTTTCCTTTGCCCAGGATGCTCTCCCTACCTGAGTAATGCCCACTGATCCCGAGATTCAGCCTGGGAGccatctcctccaggaagtcttctctGAACCCCCAGATGGTGTTGGGTGCTCCTAATTTGTGCCCCCATGGCCCCATAGCTCCATCATAGTAAAATGGTGTTTCTATGTCCAGCTCCACCTTTAGCCTGTAAACTCTGCGATCAAGGGCCCCTCACCTGGGTGACACTGCACCTAGCACACTGACTGGCACAGAGGAAGTGCTGAGTATGTTTTCTAAGCTGAAGAAAAAAGGCTGTTGGGGAGGGGCTGCCTTGAAGATATCCCCTTTACAGCCCTGTATTCCCTATGAGGCCTGcatctgagtgtggagcctgctgctgTCGATCCTAGGAAAAAAACGTGTGGGATGATACGATGGACTGCTTTTCCCAAGGCAAGATGGGGAACTTCCCAAGGTGGTCACTTTTAAACGACACCTGTTCTCTCCATCCCTGGTGAAAAGTGGGGTTACCACGGACGGGTGTTTGGTTGACTTGGGGATGGGCCAGGGCTACATTTGGCAGGGGCAGACGGGGGgtgtctttgtctctttgtcaCTTGTTCAAGCTCTCTGGCTGTGTCTTACCTGGTCCCAGGTATCCAGAAGCATCACATCACCTGGGTTCAGGTCATCCTGGGTGAAGTCTGTGATCTCAGTGACGAGGAAGCGCCCAGTCTTATTGGAACATTCAAAGAGACGAGGCTCCACATCCAGGATTTCCTGCTGTAGTCTGCAATACAGTCTATTTAGAGGAACTGAGCTACTTAGAAATCATGTTTTTTTGTtaagtttaaattctagttagttgacatatagtttgatattggtttcaggagtagagttcaGTGGTTCATGAAGAAACcacgattttattttattttattattttattttatttattttattatttattattattttatttatttttttattaaaaaaaagaaaccacgtttttaaaactgaaaggcaaaaaaataaataaataaataaaaataaaataaaactgaaaggcaTCTCAGACTTGCACAGTTCACAAGACTGGGCGGCAGGGGGAGCCCGGAGGGGCCTTCGTGTCCCATACCTTTTGTCGTTGGCATAGGCAGTCTTCCCTCCCAGCAGGTCCCAGAACTCAGCCGGCTCCTGGCCCTCGGCCACCGTGTCCTCGGTGCCCTCGCAGAGAAAGCTGGCCAGCTCCTTAGCCATTGCCCGCTCATCCCCACTGGACCCCTGAGAGCGGGGTGAGGAGAGCACAAGCGTCAGTTGGAACTGTAGCacctacttttgatttttttttaattttttatttatttatgatagtcacagagagagagcgagacaggcagagacataggtggagggagaagcaggctccatgcaccgggagcccgacgtgggactcgatccccggtctccaggatcgcgccctgggccaaaggcaggcgctaaaccgctgcgccacccagggatccctgattttttttttttaagagaaaaaatgtaaatgtattcttTCAATTACATTCGAGAAAATCCACTTTTTGGGTTCTACGAGTCTTGACAAACACGTAGAATCACATTACCATCATCAAAATGAAGACACAGAGCATTGCCTGGGCCCTGCAGAACATTCCCTGGGGCTACCCCGCTGTGGCCAGACCCTCCCCAAATCCTTCACCTCTGGCAACCGCCACCGTGTTCTCTGTCACTacagctttgccttttccagcatGTTATAAATGGAGTCACGTACATACAGCCTTTGCCACTGACTGCCTCCACTTGGCACAGTCCCTGGGATTCAACCTTGCTGTGAGGATCAACAGCTTTTCTTCTCTGTGCACTGAGTAGCATCCTACTGTATGAATATACCGCTGCCTTTTCAGTCATCAGTTGAATTGGTTCCcatttttggtgattatgaaaaAAGGTGCTGTCTGTATTTGTGTCAAGGTAGTTTTTTATCTCACATGGCGTGGGATTGCTGCCTCACAGGTGTGTGCTCTATAAGGAAACCGTCCAATCGTTTCCCAAAGTCTGTATTTGCGTCCCCACCAGCAATGAGCGCGAGTTCCTGTTGTTCTGCATACAGTAGGATGCAACTGATACTGCCAATTTTTTTTAGCCCTTCTGCGAGGCTTGTGGGGGCATTTCTGGTTTTCACCTGCATTGCCCTGAGGACTGTGGTACTGAGCACTTTTCCTGTTCAGTTCTCCTTTGTAAAAACGGTTTTAGGGCTTTTTAACGTAGAGGCCTCTGAATTGACAAAATCATATTTTTAGTGCTTGTGTTTGAGGTTGAAGCCTGTCCTATGCAATCCACCAGGCTGTAAAGATCGACTTATCTGGCCTCCATCTGTGTGGTTTATGGAGTCTCTTGGGTGTGGGCAATGGTGTCAGTGGGTTTCTAATTGTGGGGAACACCAGCAGTTCCTTTGAAGATCCTTTAGGAAAAGGCTCATCTTTATGAGGACTGCTCCAGCCTACGTTTTAGTGGCTTTGCCCTTGCTGACAGGCAGGTGGGCACAGGGCTGGGCTCCAAGGGGCTGGTGTGACCGCCAGGCCCAGCTGTCTTACCTTGCCGTACCACAGGTAGTGCTCTCCCTGGGTCCGCAGCAGAAAGACATCATTAGAGTTTAGGGAGGAGGCATAGGCTGGAACCTCCACCGCTTTGGTGTTAGATTTGTCGTTTCCTTGAATCTGGAAGAGTCTTACTGGAGGATCGGGCTCAGCATTTCCCGTTCTGGAAGTCCCACCCTAGCGAGAAGGAGAAAAGCTGAATCTGGTTCTAAGGAGCACCAGGTGAACAGAGCTCCGGCTAAGCCACTGGAGAGATTATGGAGGAATTTAACGCTGCTTCTGcccttgaggaacttccatgccAACCGGGAGAGGTGAGGTAAGCTGGAAGTATGGCACCAATAATATCAGCTCTCATTCTGAGACTTTTATTTTATGCTAGACTCTGTGGTGGGTGCCTTGCCTATTGAGCCTCAGAATAACTGTgaaataggtatttatttatttttatttttatttttaaaaaatattttatttgtttattcatgacacacacacacacacacacacactcacagaggcagagggaggagcaggctccatgcagggagccaacgtgggacttgatccctggtctccaggatcacgccccgggctgaaggcggcgctaaaccgctgagccacctgggctgccctatttatttatttttaaagagttatttatttgagagagacagtatgTGATGTGTGCACATGAGCACATGAacgggaggagggggcagagagaaagggaatcacaagcagactccctgctgagtgcggagcctgattgggcgggcgggggcggggggcgctcaatctcacaaccccgagatcatgacctgggctgaaatcaggagctggacacttaactgagccacccgggtgctcctGAAATAGGTATTTATTATCCTGCAGtagagatgggaaaactgagcctaagcaaccCGGTTAACAGGTGGCAAGGCTAGGACTTGACCGCAGGCTTGTGTGATGTCAAGCATACGACATTAAACATTCCTGCTAGTGCTTCAGCCCGGGCATCACAGGAGAAGTGGGACTTGGATTCGGAGCAGCACGTCCGGGGGGTCGGGGGGCATGATGCGGCCCACGTGAGGTCTAATGAGGAGACCTACCTCACTAGAGTGCGGTAAGTTAGGGCTCTGAGGGTAACACACCCGCAGAGGTACTATGGGTCAGGTTAGGAAAGGACCTTGAAGGCTCATTGGGCAGTGGTTTGGTCTTGCCCTGAGGCAGCTGGGGTGCATTAGAACGTCTAGATTAAGCTGCGTCTCCCCCAAGGCCTGgtctccatccctccccactAGATGGGGGCCTCCTGTTGCCTTATTCGTCTGAGTGATCCCACTCATGGTGTCATTTTGTGTGAGGGTTCTCACCTCAAAGATCACCAGCCTCCCTTTGAAGATGGCCATGAAGTGGCGTGGCTCCTTCCCCATGGTAACGCGGACCTGTACGGGCGCCCCGTCAAATTGCCGATCCACCTCCACCGCCTGGTAGGCCGAGGCCGCTAGCTCATCCTTGGAGGCGTGGCGGCCCTGCAGGGGTTACAGGGGAGGGATGGTCCCTGCTACCCCTTGCCCCCACTCTGTGGCCGGAGGAGGCGTCAAGATCCAAAGCTAAGAGCCTGCTTCAGGCCTACCTGCCAGATGTACAAGATGTAATGTGGCTTCCCGCTCATCTCATATGTGTACAGAACCAGGTAGCAGTCTCCCCCGTAAAAGAAGCCGTACCACTGACGCTCCACGGGGACCAGCTCCAGGTTCTCAATTCTCCAGACCTAGACACAGAAGGAGACACAGTTTCCCAGAGATGGGGTTCCAGCTGCCTGAAGGGCCACGCTTAGCAGAGAATCCAGGTGGGTAAGGCACCAACAGCCACCCCAAGTACACCCTCCTTCTCTGGCTCTCGCCCAGCGGGTGGGGGCTTATCCTATTTGCATGATTTGAATCCTGAGAAGAACTGGATCATTCCTGCTCAGGTGCATCCCCATCAGGGCTCTGAGCTGATTTGAATATATCTGCCCGGTGAGCTATTGATAGCACACGAGGGTAGCAGCCTTCCACTTCCCCGAGGGAAGGTGGGACCGCTTTGCACACTGCGGACACCTCTAAGGGACTACTGCTGAGGTCGCCAGCGGGGGACGGAAAGCCGAGCAGACCAGAGTCCCCGGCTCCCTCTTCTCCAGCGGAACAGCTGGGAGAGCCGGGGCTGCGGGCCTGGGGTGTGAATCACTGACCTACCTCAACCTTTCCATTGCCATCATCCACCATTCTTTCCTGGGCAGCTACCTCTGGCTTGCTGTGCAGCACAGTCACGTCAAATTTATCCTGGAAAACTTTAGCTGCAGGGAAGGGGTTGGGAGAAGCCAAGTGAGTGGAAAGCATCCGTGGCTGCCCTTCTAGAGCCCCAGCAGCGGGAAGGCGGAAGGCGGTCTGGGGAGCAGCCTCACCGATCTTGCCAGCACCAAACGTCTTCCCCAGGCCCACGGCCTGGTCCTTCACGGACCACTTCTGGAACAATTGCTTGAACATGGCCGACTCAGCACCGTCGTTGATGGTCTCCACGTTGGTGCTGCCAGGGTAGCCCTTCATCTGGATGAAGCTCTgcagacccccccgccccccaaggcAGGTCAGTGGGGGCGGGCGCCGGGTGCTCTGCCCACCTGGTGACTCACCCCTtgaagccggggggggggggggggggggtgggggggtggggggggtgggggggggtgttgcTCCCTTCTGAAGTCAGAGTCAAATGCCAACTCGCTGACGTCTAGGGACCCAGTTACCTGCCTCAAGCTAAGGACTGAGGGGCCATTTTCGCATCTCTTGGTTGGCCTGTCATGATTTTGACTACTTTTCTCGTGTTTTTGCAAGATCCTCTCTACTGTGTTCCTGCAGCATGCACGTACCCCACTGATTTCGTGTCCCGTTTTGCTTTGTAAGCGCATCCCCCTGGGTTCGTCTACACGGGTCTGGAAGACATCGTAAGATCCCGGAGGACAGGGCCGTGGACCGTGCTATCCCCTCCCATAGCAGCAGCCGTGTTTACTGAGCAGGTGTAGGGGCCAGATGTTGTTCTAAGCACCTTACGAATGTTCCCGAATCCTCAGAACCACCCCAGGAGATGTATGTTAACCCCGGATTCACTCCCAGGTCGTCTGACTCAAGCCGAGTGTGTAACTGTGATGCCAGGAGCTCGAGCACCCCGTCTGGCTCTCTGGACACCTCTGAAGCGCTGCGGATGGGCCGTTTGGGACAGGGTGGTGCCGGGCCTGGGGCTCCTACCAGGGCTTTCGACATGGCCATCTGCTTCTCGGTCTTTGTGGCTCCTCTTCCTTTCCACACATAGATCTTGGTTCCGCTCTGGTCTAAGATGTAGCAG
It includes:
- the AVIL gene encoding advillin isoform X3 — translated: MSLSSAFRAVGNDPGLITWRIEKLELALVPLSAHGNFYEGDCYVILSTRRAGSLLSQDIHFWIGKDSSQDEQTCAAIYSTQLDDYLGGSPVQHREVQYHESDTFHGYFKQGIIYKKGGVASGMKHMETNTYNVRRLLHVKGKSHIRATEVEVSWDSFNRGDVFLLDLGKVIIQWNGPESNSRERLKAMLLAKDIRDRERGGRAEIGVIEGDKEAASPELVKVLQDTLGRRSIIKPAVPDELIDQQQNSSIVLYHVSDAAGQLAVTEVAARPLVQDLLNHDDCYILDQSGTKIYVWKGRGATKTEKQMAMSKALSFIQMKGYPGSTNVETINDGAESAMFKQLFQKWSVKDQAVGLGKTFGAGKIAKVFQDKFDVTVLHSKPEVAAQERMVDDGNGKVEVWRIENLELVPVERQWYGFFYGGDCYLVLYTYEMSGKPHYILYIWQGRHASKDELAASAYQAVEVDRQFDGAPVQVRVTMGKEPRHFMAIFKGRLVIFEGGTSRTGNAEPDPPVRLFQIQGNDKSNTKAVEVPAYASSLNSNDVFLLRTQGEHYLWYGKGSSGDERAMAKELASFLCEGTEDTVAEGQEPAEFWDLLGGKTAYANDKRLYCRLQQEILDVEPRLFECSNKTGRFLVTEITDFTQDDLNPGDVMLLDTWDQVFLWIGAEANATEKERALSTAQEYLHTHPSGRDADTAILIIKQGFEPPIFTGWFLAWDPHMWSAGKSYEQLKEELGDAAAITRITADMRNATLSLNSELKYYPIEVLLKNQNQELPEDVNPAKKENYLSEQDFISVFGITRGQFAALPGWKQLQMKKEKGLF
- the AVIL gene encoding advillin isoform X1 — protein: MSLSSAFRAVGNDPGLITWRIEKLELALVPLSAHGNFYEGDCYVILSTRRAGSLLSQDIHFWIGKDSSQDEQTCAAIYSTQLDDYLGGSPVQHREVQYHESDTFHGYFKQGIIYKKGGVASGMKHMETNTYNVRRLLHVKGKSHIRATEVEVSWDSFNRGDVFLLDLGKVIIQWNGPESNSRERLKAMLLAKDIRDRERGGRAEIGVIEGDKEAASPELVKVLQDTLGRRSIIKPAVPDELIDQQQNSSIVLYHVSDAAGQLAVTEVAARPLVQDLLNHDDCYILDQSGTKIYVWKGRGATKTEKQMAMSKALTRVDEPRGMRLQSKTGHEISGSFIQMKGYPGSTNVETINDGAESAMFKQLFQKWSVKDQAVGLGKTFGAGKIAKVFQDKFDVTVLHSKPEVAAQERMVDDGNGKVEVWRIENLELVPVERQWYGFFYGGDCYLVLYTYEMSGKPHYILYIWQGRHASKDELAASAYQAVEVDRQFDGAPVQVRVTMGKEPRHFMAIFKGRLVIFEGGTSRTGNAEPDPPVRLFQIQGNDKSNTKAVEVPAYASSLNSNDVFLLRTQGEHYLWYGKGSSGDERAMAKELASFLCEGTEDTVAEGQEPAEFWDLLGGKTAYANDKRLYCRLQQEILDVEPRLFECSNKTGRFLVTEITDFTQDDLNPGDVMLLDTWDQVFLWIGAEANATEKERALSTAQEYLHTHPSGRDADTAILIIKQGFEPPIFTGWFLAWDPHMWSAGKSYEQLKEELGDAAAITRITADMRNATLSLNSELKYYPIEVLLKNQNQELPEDVNPAKKENYLSEQDFISVFGITRGQFAALPGWKQLQMKKEKGLF